From a region of the Tenggerimyces flavus genome:
- a CDS encoding M23 family metallopeptidase, with protein MAASFLGLQAVAPAAQAVPGAITFPVNATKAVIESQSPLRWCFASQSNCHHNYNAADIFAPTGTPIVSPVAGTVISATNASSGVGSRVQIRDGDGDIWYLAHMHHSPGLRVSSGQHVDRGTPIGVVGTSAHAVGTQPHLHIDMLPPPYTGRPSCSGAACASHPFRNLQPLLVAAYNGGGGVTPKPEMALQTNTGELWTLGWRESKDWNAGMKAGTSPAIAALPGDGYEVAFQTNTGELWTVGHAGNKDWNAGMAPGTSPSICALAGGGYQVAIQTNTGELWTLGWQENKDWNAGMKAGTSPSITCLPGGGYEVAIQTNTGELWTVGNAGNKDWNAGMKAGTSPAIAALAGGGYEVAFQTNTGELWTVGNAGNKDWNAGMAAGTSPSICALATGGYEVALQINTGKLWTLGWHEDKDWNAGMKAGTSPSIACLPGGGYEVALQVNTGNLWTVGTFALKDWGAGMAAGTSPSIDA; from the coding sequence TTGGCGGCATCGTTCCTGGGCCTGCAGGCGGTCGCGCCCGCGGCGCAGGCCGTGCCCGGCGCGATCACGTTCCCCGTCAACGCGACCAAGGCGGTCATCGAGTCGCAGTCACCACTGCGCTGGTGCTTCGCGAGCCAGTCCAACTGCCACCACAACTACAACGCCGCCGACATCTTCGCTCCCACCGGCACACCGATCGTCTCGCCGGTGGCCGGCACCGTCATCAGCGCCACGAACGCGTCGTCGGGCGTCGGCAGCAGGGTCCAGATCCGCGACGGCGACGGCGACATCTGGTACCTCGCGCACATGCACCACTCCCCCGGGCTGCGCGTGTCGTCAGGCCAGCATGTCGACCGCGGGACCCCGATCGGCGTCGTGGGTACGTCCGCCCACGCGGTCGGTACGCAGCCGCACCTGCACATCGACATGCTGCCGCCGCCGTACACGGGACGGCCCTCGTGCTCCGGCGCCGCCTGCGCGTCGCACCCGTTCCGGAACCTGCAGCCGCTGCTCGTCGCCGCGTACAACGGTGGCGGCGGCGTCACGCCGAAGCCCGAGATGGCGTTGCAGACCAACACCGGCGAGCTCTGGACGTTGGGATGGCGGGAGAGCAAGGACTGGAACGCCGGGATGAAGGCCGGCACCAGCCCCGCGATCGCCGCACTGCCCGGTGACGGGTACGAGGTCGCCTTCCAGACCAACACGGGCGAGCTGTGGACGGTCGGCCACGCGGGCAACAAGGACTGGAACGCCGGCATGGCGCCTGGCACGAGCCCGTCGATCTGCGCGCTCGCTGGTGGCGGCTACCAGGTGGCGATCCAGACGAACACCGGCGAGCTCTGGACGCTGGGGTGGCAGGAGAACAAGGACTGGAACGCGGGCATGAAGGCCGGCACCAGCCCGTCCATCACCTGTCTGCCGGGTGGCGGGTACGAGGTGGCGATCCAGACGAACACCGGTGAGCTGTGGACCGTGGGCAACGCCGGCAACAAGGACTGGAACGCCGGGATGAAGGCCGGCACCAGCCCCGCGATCGCCGCGTTGGCCGGCGGCGGCTACGAGGTCGCGTTCCAGACCAACACCGGCGAGCTGTGGACTGTCGGCAACGCCGGCAACAAGGACTGGAACGCCGGCATGGCTGCCGGGACGAGCCCGTCGATCTGCGCGCTTGCCACCGGTGGGTACGAGGTCGCGCTGCAGATCAACACCGGCAAGCTGTGGACGCTGGGCTGGCACGAGGACAAGGACTGGAACGCGGGCATGAAGGCCGGCACCAGCCCCTCCATCGCCTGCCTGCCCGGTGGTGGGTACGAGGTCGCCCTGCAGGTCAACACCGGCAACCTCTGGACGGTGGGCACGTTCGCCCTGAAGGACTGGGGAGCGGGCATGGCCGCGGGGACGAGTCCCTCGATCGACGCGTAA
- a CDS encoding carbohydrate ABC transporter permease encodes MARRVITAWIWLIALVFVFPFYWMLVLATHSNDDIYKFPPPLLPGGNLSENWDRLLEVVALPQAVFNSVLVALAHTALVLLLSSLVGFGFARFRDAPGAKWMWRFVLATIFVPGLVGLIPWYVLIARLGWIDTLWPLIIPGAANGFAVFWMRQIILQTVPPDLYDAARIDGAGDWRTYWTVVLPLIRPGLGALGIWTFMATWTAFQIPLIVLNSQSNFTLPLAIASLNTLYGQDTAAVMLGSVISVLPIFIAFVLAGKQFMAGLTAGALKG; translated from the coding sequence ATGGCCCGTAGAGTCATCACCGCGTGGATCTGGCTGATCGCGCTCGTCTTCGTGTTCCCGTTCTACTGGATGCTCGTTCTCGCGACGCACTCCAACGACGACATCTACAAGTTCCCGCCGCCGCTGCTGCCCGGCGGCAACCTCTCCGAGAACTGGGACCGGCTGCTCGAGGTCGTCGCGCTGCCGCAGGCCGTGTTCAACAGCGTCCTGGTGGCGTTGGCCCATACGGCGTTGGTGTTGTTGCTGTCGTCGTTGGTGGGCTTCGGCTTCGCGCGGTTCCGCGACGCGCCCGGCGCCAAGTGGATGTGGCGCTTCGTGCTGGCGACGATCTTCGTGCCCGGGCTGGTCGGCCTGATCCCTTGGTACGTGCTGATCGCCCGCCTCGGCTGGATCGACACCCTGTGGCCGTTGATCATTCCGGGCGCGGCGAACGGCTTCGCGGTGTTCTGGATGCGGCAGATCATCCTGCAGACCGTTCCGCCCGACCTGTACGACGCGGCACGCATCGACGGCGCCGGTGACTGGCGTACGTACTGGACCGTGGTGCTGCCGCTGATCCGGCCCGGCCTTGGTGCGTTGGGGATCTGGACGTTCATGGCGACCTGGACCGCGTTCCAGATCCCGCTGATCGTGCTGAACTCGCAGTCGAACTTCACGCTCCCGTTGGCGATCGCGAGCCTGAACACGCTGTACGGGCAGGACACCGCGGCCGTGATGCTCGGCAGCGTGATCAGCGTGCTGCCGATCTTCATCGCGTTCGTGCTGGCGGGCAAGCAGTTCATGGCCGGCCTCACCGCCGGCGCCCTGAAGGGCTGA
- a CDS encoding carbohydrate ABC transporter permease: MTAATATTTTPAARAVKTRRFRQHRTFYLMVSPFFVLFGIFGLLPIIAAIWIGLTDWDGLNPAKFVGLANYATILTDPLFAKAVGNTIFIWIGSTVITCGLAFVLAYLINEYVLVGGGTLRMVFLLPMLAAPAVIAIIMSVLFSTNAGLMNAALSVLTGDRVTFDWLASTGWIKPIVIVMITWRFLGFHLLLFVAGLQSVPRELYDAARVDGANGRQVFWRVTVPLMLPIIFFSATSSTVGAFQLFDEPFVLTNGSGGTDQAAEVMGTMLFRTAFTEFEFGTASALSWIMFALIAVFTIVNSRLLRVRT, translated from the coding sequence GCGGTTCCGTCAGCACCGCACGTTCTACCTGATGGTGTCGCCGTTCTTCGTCCTGTTCGGGATCTTCGGGCTGCTCCCGATCATCGCCGCGATCTGGATCGGCCTCACCGACTGGGACGGCCTGAATCCAGCGAAGTTCGTCGGTTTGGCCAACTACGCAACGATCCTGACCGACCCGCTGTTCGCCAAGGCGGTCGGCAACACGATCTTCATCTGGATCGGCTCGACCGTCATCACCTGTGGGTTGGCGTTCGTCCTGGCGTACCTGATCAACGAGTACGTCCTCGTCGGCGGCGGCACGCTCCGCATGGTGTTCCTGCTGCCGATGCTCGCCGCGCCCGCGGTGATCGCGATCATCATGAGCGTCCTGTTCTCCACCAACGCCGGCCTGATGAACGCGGCGCTGTCGGTGCTCACCGGCGACCGCGTCACGTTCGACTGGCTCGCCTCGACGGGCTGGATCAAGCCGATCGTGATCGTGATGATCACCTGGCGGTTCCTCGGCTTCCACCTGCTGCTGTTCGTCGCCGGGTTGCAGTCGGTGCCGCGCGAGCTCTACGACGCGGCCCGCGTGGACGGCGCGAACGGGCGACAGGTGTTCTGGCGCGTCACCGTTCCGCTGATGCTGCCGATCATCTTCTTCAGCGCGACCTCCTCGACCGTCGGTGCGTTCCAGCTGTTCGACGAGCCGTTCGTGCTGACGAACGGCTCCGGCGGGACCGACCAGGCGGCGGAGGTGATGGGAACGATGCTGTTCCGCACGGCGTTCACCGAGTTCGAGTTCGGCACTGCGTCGGCGCTCTCGTGGATCATGTTCGCGCTGATCGCGGTCTTCACCATCGTCAACAGCCGCCTGCTTCGGGTCAGGACGTGA